The following coding sequences are from one Molothrus aeneus isolate 106 chromosome Z, BPBGC_Maene_1.0, whole genome shotgun sequence window:
- the GCNT4 gene encoding beta-1,3-galactosyl-O-glycosyl-glycoprotein beta-1,6-N-acetylglucosaminyltransferase 4, with the protein MKRHKWSYKCPSRRKILILCVTGWLIALLKLLHVERHFFPSRGIYLVEHFLSTSSYVRNRYSYPRNEFQYEINCSSIYEQDPHEIGKSLEIRRKEIVDLADEDVVAMTSDCHVYRSLRKYQLKPVSPEEESFPIAYSLVVHKDAAMVERLIHSLYSRQNIYCIHYDQKAAKSFKSALNSLAKCFPNIFIASKLETVDYAHISRLQADFNCLSDLMDSPVPWKYVINLCGQDFPLRSNFELVAELKKLGGGNMLETSKPSSSKRERFTYHYELMKVPYEYMQMPVKTNISKNPPPHDIEIFVGSAYFVLSREFIQYTLESSLAKDFFEWSRDTYSPDEHFWATLVRVPGVPGEVPRSSQDVTDLQSKTRLVKWNYLEDYLYPPCTGTHLRSVCIYGAGELRWLLNYGHWFANKIDSKVDPVLVKCLAEKVAERQKEWVHLSSDEHFLHLSSTNALT; encoded by the coding sequence ATGAAGAGACACAAGTGGTCCTACAAATGTCCCTCACGAAGGAAGATCTTGATTCTGTGTGTTACTGGGTGGCTGATTGCACTGCTGAAGCTTCTCCATGTCGAAAGACACTTTTTTCCCTCTAGAGGCATTTACTTAGTTGAGCACTTCTTGAGCACTTCTTCTTATGTTAGAAACAGATATTCATACCCTAGAAATGAGTTCCAGTATGAAATTAATTGTTCATCTATATATGAACAAGATCCTCATGAAATTGGCAAGAGTTtagaaataagaagaaaagaaatagttGATTTAGCTGATGAAGATGTTGTAGCAATGACAAGTGACTGTCATGTGTATCGTTCACTTAGGAAATACCAGCTAAAACCTGTTTCTCCAGAGGAGGAGAGTTTTCCAATTGCCTATTCTTTGGTTGTTCACAAAGATGCAGCAATGGTAGAAAGGCTCATACATTCATTGTACAGTCGTCAAAATATTTACTGCATCCATTATGatcaaaaagcagcaaaaagttTCAAATCTGCTTTGAACAGTCTAGCTAAATGtttcccaaatattttcattgcatCAAAATTGGAGACAGTGGACTACGCACATATTTCACGTCTGCAAGCAGATTTCAATTGTTTGTCTGATTTGATGGACTCTCCAGTTCCTTGGAAGTATGTTATCAATTTGTGTGGCCAAGATTTCCCTTTGAGATCAAATTTTGAACTGGTCGCTGAACTGAAGAAACTTGGTGGAGGAAACATGCTGGAAACTTCAAAGCCAAGCAGTAGCAAAAGAGAACGATTTACTTATCACTATGAACTTATGAAAGTGCCTTATGAATACATGCAGATGCCTGTAAAAACCAATATTTCCAAGAATCCACCACCTCATGATATTGAGATATTTGTAGGCAGTGCCTATTTTGTTTTAAGCCGAGAATTTATTCAATATACCCTTGAAAGCTCACttgcaaaagatttttttgagTGGTCAAGGGACACATACTCTCCAGATGAACATTTCTGGGCCACTCTTGTACGTGTCCCCGGGGTCCCTGGGGAAGTTCCAAGGTCATCCCAGGATGTAACAGACTTACAAAGCAAAACTCGTCTGGTGAAATGGAATTATCTTGAAGACTATTTGTATCCTCCATGCACTGGTACCCACCTTCGCAGTGTCTGCATCTATGGGGCTGGAGAATTAAGGTGGCTTCTGAATTACGGACACTGGTTTGCCAACAAGATTGACTCCAAAGTAGATCCTGTCCTGGTAAAGTGCTTGGCAGAAAAGGTGGCAGAACGACAGAAGGAGTGGGTACATTTGTCCTCTGATGAGCACTTTCTGCACTTAAGTTCTACGAATGCCTTGACATAG